One genomic region from Solwaraspora sp. WMMD792 encodes:
- the cobT gene encoding nicotinate-nucleotide--dimethylbenzimidazole phosphoribosyltransferase — MIEATLARIRPPDGDAMTQARALHARLTKPAGSLGALEELSVRLAGLAAACPPPLPEPGAVAVFAADHGVHRQRVTPWPQEVTAQMVANFLAGGAVVNAFARQMGASVTVVDVGVAAPLEPADGLVSARVRPGTADLCSGPAMTVDEARTAIEVGIRVAGDLHDGGAASLLTGDMGIANTTAAAALIAGFTGATAADVTGRGTGVDEQTYQRKVSVVEAALRRHRPDPADPVGVLAALGGLEHAALCGFLLGAAARRIPVILDGVSAVAAALAAAALAPHTTAAMVAGHRSVEPGATVGLRQLGLHPLVDLELRLGEGTGALLAWPMVASAVRVLHEVATFDAAGVSEK, encoded by the coding sequence CTGATCGAGGCGACCCTGGCGCGGATCCGGCCACCGGACGGCGACGCGATGACGCAGGCCCGTGCACTGCACGCCCGGCTGACCAAGCCGGCCGGCTCACTCGGCGCGCTGGAGGAGCTCTCGGTACGGCTCGCCGGCCTCGCCGCGGCCTGCCCGCCACCGCTGCCCGAGCCCGGCGCGGTGGCCGTCTTCGCCGCCGACCACGGGGTGCACCGGCAGCGGGTCACCCCCTGGCCGCAGGAGGTCACCGCGCAGATGGTGGCCAACTTCCTGGCTGGCGGCGCGGTGGTGAACGCCTTCGCCCGCCAGATGGGGGCCAGCGTCACCGTGGTCGATGTGGGCGTGGCCGCGCCGCTGGAGCCCGCCGACGGGCTCGTGTCGGCCCGGGTACGCCCCGGCACCGCCGACCTGTGCAGCGGGCCGGCGATGACCGTCGACGAGGCCCGTACCGCCATCGAGGTGGGCATCCGGGTCGCCGGCGACCTGCACGACGGTGGCGCCGCCAGCCTGCTCACCGGTGACATGGGAATCGCCAACACCACTGCGGCGGCGGCCCTGATCGCCGGCTTCACCGGTGCGACGGCGGCTGACGTCACTGGCCGGGGCACCGGGGTCGACGAGCAGACGTACCAGCGGAAAGTGTCCGTGGTGGAGGCGGCGCTGCGCCGGCACCGGCCGGACCCGGCCGACCCGGTCGGGGTGCTGGCCGCGCTCGGCGGGCTGGAACACGCGGCGCTCTGCGGCTTCCTGCTCGGCGCCGCCGCCCGGCGGATCCCGGTGATCCTGGACGGGGTCAGCGCGGTGGCCGCCGCGCTGGCCGCGGCGGCCCTGGCCCCGCACACCACCGCCGCGATGGTCGCCGGGCACCGTTCGGTGGAGCCGGGGGCTACCGTTGGGCTGCGCCAGCTCGGCCTGCACCCACTGGTCGACCTGGAGCTGCGCCTGGGAGAGGGCACCGGCGCCCTGCTCGCCTGGCCGATGGTGGCCAGTGCGGTCCGGGTCCTGCACGAGGTGGCCACCTTCGACGCGGCGGGAGTTTCCGAGAAGTGA
- a CDS encoding transglycosylase domain-containing protein, with translation MAAVAGLGVIASTKAIDQIPSELREAQPAQTSYVYAADGKTLVTMFYEEHRKYVPLTEMSPFIQQAIVASEDNRFYQHSGVDPKGVARAFVANQQAGGVSQGGSTLTMQYVRLALQQTAQNPLELQAATAQTPGRKIREIRIAMELEKQMSKPEILERYLNAAYFGHRAYGIYAAAEIFFSKHPKALTASEAALIAGLVKAPSEYDPATSDQAAATERRNYVIDRMADLGYLSPVAAEQAKAEPIRLNLSTPPNECVSVPQEHNDWGFFCDYLKSWWMSQKAFGDSPSERLANLRTGGYRIVTSLDPGIQKVAQEQVTSRESIGSPFAHGLVAVEPGTGQVKAMAVNRVYSLDQTDNGQHSNPNLREKVKGNYPNTVTPLLGGGDLPGYQAGSTFKMFTMLAALDAGMPLRSGFNAPHRINSIYDGGEGSSSCGGRWCPSNADGSMAGFHYMWSGFGKSVNTYFVWLLQQVGAEKAVQMAERLGLRWRTDVDRRNASPEHASKWGAFTLGVSDVTPLEMANAYATIAADGSHCEDSPVLAVENPDGSPVTYRALTGVDVEVATPRCRAAFSPDVARAATDAARCPVGDRPAAGGCGGWATAEGVAKAVGRPVAGKTGTTDSTRSAWFTGYTPELAVASFIADPDNPFNAVGDWQSQKPVDSAAGTLKNALKGKPPRQFTPPSAEIVG, from the coding sequence ATGGCCGCCGTTGCCGGTCTCGGCGTCATCGCCAGCACCAAGGCGATCGACCAGATCCCCAGCGAGCTGCGCGAGGCCCAGCCCGCCCAGACGTCGTACGTCTACGCCGCCGACGGCAAGACCCTGGTGACGATGTTCTACGAGGAGCACCGCAAGTACGTACCGCTGACCGAGATGTCGCCGTTCATCCAGCAGGCCATCGTCGCCTCCGAGGACAACCGGTTCTACCAGCACTCCGGCGTCGACCCGAAGGGCGTCGCCCGGGCGTTCGTCGCCAACCAGCAGGCCGGCGGGGTGTCCCAGGGCGGCTCCACACTGACCATGCAGTACGTCCGGCTCGCCCTGCAGCAGACCGCCCAGAACCCGTTGGAGCTGCAGGCGGCCACGGCACAGACCCCCGGCCGCAAGATCCGGGAGATCCGGATCGCCATGGAGCTCGAGAAGCAGATGTCCAAACCGGAGATCCTGGAGCGGTACCTCAACGCCGCCTACTTCGGTCACCGGGCGTACGGCATCTACGCCGCCGCGGAGATCTTCTTCTCCAAGCACCCGAAGGCGCTGACCGCCAGCGAGGCCGCGCTGATCGCCGGACTGGTCAAGGCACCGTCGGAGTACGACCCGGCGACATCGGACCAGGCCGCGGCCACCGAGCGGCGCAACTACGTCATCGACCGCATGGCCGACCTGGGCTACCTCTCCCCGGTCGCGGCCGAGCAGGCCAAGGCCGAACCGATCCGGCTCAACCTGAGCACCCCGCCGAACGAGTGCGTGTCGGTGCCGCAGGAGCACAACGACTGGGGCTTCTTCTGCGACTACCTCAAGTCCTGGTGGATGAGCCAGAAGGCGTTCGGCGACAGCCCGTCCGAGCGGCTGGCCAACCTGCGTACCGGCGGGTACCGGATCGTCACCAGCCTCGACCCCGGCATCCAGAAGGTCGCCCAGGAACAGGTCACTTCCCGGGAGTCGATCGGCAGCCCGTTCGCGCACGGCCTGGTGGCGGTCGAACCCGGCACCGGACAGGTCAAGGCGATGGCGGTCAACCGGGTCTACTCGCTCGACCAGACCGACAACGGACAGCACTCCAACCCCAACCTGCGGGAGAAGGTCAAAGGCAACTACCCGAACACGGTGACACCGCTGCTCGGCGGCGGCGACCTGCCCGGGTACCAGGCCGGCTCGACCTTCAAGATGTTCACCATGCTGGCCGCGCTGGACGCCGGGATGCCGTTGCGCTCCGGGTTCAACGCGCCGCACCGGATCAACTCCATCTACGACGGCGGCGAGGGCTCCAGCAGCTGCGGCGGACGGTGGTGCCCGAGCAACGCCGACGGGTCGATGGCCGGTTTCCACTACATGTGGTCCGGGTTCGGTAAGTCGGTCAACACCTACTTCGTCTGGCTGCTGCAGCAGGTCGGCGCGGAGAAGGCGGTGCAGATGGCCGAGCGGCTCGGGCTGCGTTGGCGCACCGACGTCGACCGGCGCAACGCCTCACCGGAGCACGCCAGCAAGTGGGGTGCGTTCACCCTCGGCGTCTCCGACGTGACCCCGCTGGAGATGGCGAACGCGTACGCCACCATCGCCGCCGACGGCAGCCACTGCGAGGACTCCCCGGTGCTGGCGGTGGAGAACCCGGACGGCAGCCCGGTCACCTACCGGGCGTTGACCGGGGTCGACGTCGAGGTGGCAACCCCGCGCTGCCGGGCGGCCTTCTCGCCGGACGTGGCCCGAGCCGCCACCGACGCCGCCCGCTGCCCGGTCGGTGACCGCCCGGCCGCCGGCGGCTGTGGCGGCTGGGCCACCGCCGAAGGGGTCGCCAAGGCGGTCGGGCGGCCGGTTGCCGGCAAGACCGGTACCACCGACAGCACCCGGTCCGCCTGGTTCACCGGCTACACCCCGGAACTCGCCGTGGCCAGCTTCATCGCCGACCCGGACAACCCGTTCAACGCGGTCGGCGACTGGCAGTCGCAGAAGCCGGTGGACTCGGCCGCCGGCACGTTGAAGAACGCCCTCAAGGGCAAGCCGCCACGCCAGTTCACCCCGCCGTCAGCCGAGATCGTCGGCTGA
- a CDS encoding cobyrinate a,c-diamide synthase, which translates to MPSLPRLVVSAPASGHGKSSVAIGLLAALRHRGLSTAGLKVGPDHTDAAYLGAAAGRPGRNLDPMLVGSGRIGPLLAHGAAGADIAVVAGAMGLFDGLGSRPDSPSTATVATAVRAPVLLVVDAATMGQSVGALVHGFRAYDELLWLGGVILNRVSSARHEQVLRTALDEIGVPVLGALHRGELPAGIPRPAGVVPVAHHSIDTVRLIRRLGEAVDAAVDLDLVLAMARSAPPLPVPEWTAGDALAAEAEAAGVPPAPPPARRPVIAVAGTAELIYGYAETVELLTAAGAAVVPVDPLRDESLPEATAALVLPGGLPETYLPELSANRALTLAVADLARSGRPVLAEGTGLLWLVRECDGRPMGEVFDAAASTTDRMIVGYREATSRAATPVAPLGGRLIGYKQHQMVVSPRAGHTPAWTWGNGVPEGFVWRRVHASQLTLHWAGAPEIARRLVVAAADGRTGAGSPVGPPAGEPAPHPPVPPHPPGPHPPAPHSAAPHASVQHPPGPRPPSVGDDEDTEPVLVASADDLG; encoded by the coding sequence ATGCCGTCCCTGCCCCGCCTGGTGGTGAGCGCCCCCGCGTCCGGCCACGGCAAGTCGTCGGTGGCGATCGGCCTGCTGGCCGCGCTGCGGCACCGAGGGCTGAGCACCGCCGGGCTGAAGGTCGGGCCGGACCACACCGACGCCGCGTACCTGGGCGCCGCCGCCGGGCGTCCGGGCCGCAACCTGGACCCGATGCTGGTGGGCTCCGGGCGGATCGGTCCGTTGCTGGCGCACGGTGCGGCCGGAGCCGACATCGCCGTGGTCGCCGGGGCGATGGGGCTGTTCGACGGTCTCGGTAGCCGACCGGACAGCCCGTCCACGGCCACCGTCGCCACCGCCGTGCGTGCCCCGGTGCTGCTGGTGGTGGACGCGGCGACGATGGGGCAGTCGGTGGGCGCGCTGGTGCACGGCTTCCGGGCGTACGACGAACTGCTCTGGCTCGGCGGGGTGATCCTCAACCGGGTCAGCTCGGCGCGGCACGAACAGGTGCTCCGTACCGCGTTGGACGAGATCGGCGTGCCGGTGCTCGGCGCGCTGCACCGGGGCGAACTGCCGGCGGGGATTCCGCGTCCGGCCGGGGTGGTGCCGGTCGCGCATCACAGCATCGACACGGTACGGCTGATCCGCCGGCTCGGTGAGGCGGTGGACGCGGCCGTCGACCTGGACCTGGTGCTGGCAATGGCCCGGTCAGCGCCGCCGCTGCCGGTGCCGGAGTGGACCGCCGGCGACGCGTTGGCGGCCGAGGCCGAGGCGGCCGGGGTGCCGCCGGCGCCGCCGCCGGCCCGGCGTCCGGTGATCGCGGTCGCCGGCACCGCTGAGCTGATCTACGGCTACGCGGAGACGGTCGAACTGCTCACCGCTGCCGGTGCCGCGGTGGTGCCGGTAGATCCGCTGCGGGACGAGTCGTTGCCGGAGGCGACGGCGGCGCTGGTGCTGCCCGGCGGGCTGCCGGAGACCTACCTGCCGGAGTTGTCGGCGAACCGGGCGTTGACCCTCGCGGTGGCCGACCTCGCCCGGTCCGGTCGGCCGGTGCTTGCCGAGGGGACCGGGCTGCTCTGGCTGGTCCGGGAGTGTGACGGGCGGCCGATGGGTGAGGTGTTCGACGCGGCGGCGTCGACCACCGACCGGATGATCGTCGGCTACCGGGAGGCGACGTCGCGGGCGGCCACCCCGGTCGCGCCGCTCGGCGGCCGACTGATCGGCTACAAGCAGCACCAGATGGTGGTTTCCCCGCGTGCCGGCCACACCCCCGCGTGGACCTGGGGCAACGGGGTGCCGGAGGGCTTCGTCTGGCGTCGGGTGCACGCCTCCCAGTTGACGCTGCACTGGGCGGGGGCGCCGGAGATCGCCCGGCGACTGGTGGTCGCCGCCGCCGACGGCCGTACCGGTGCGGGCTCCCCGGTCGGCCCGCCAGCGGGGGAGCCCGCACCGCATCCGCCGGTGCCGCCGCATCCGCCCGGTCCGCACCCGCCTGCACCGCATTCGGCAGCGCCGCATGCGTCCGTGCAGCATCCGCCTGGGCCACGGCCGCCGTCGGTCGGCGACGACGAGGACACCGAGCCGGTGCTGGTGGCCTCAGCCGACGATCTCGGCTGA
- a CDS encoding APC family permease, producing MSPTDPSPGGLARRLGTGDAVVVGLGAMIGAGVFAAFAPAAAAAGGWLLAALGVAAVVAYCNAMSSARLAARYPESGGTYVYGRQRLGDLWGHLAGWGFVVGKTASCAAMALTVGSYLAPGYARPVAVAAVVALTALNLFGVHRSALATRIIVGVVLVVLAAVVVAGLLGGTGPVVGAAGGVPVDGWGVLQGAGLLFFAFAGYARIATLGEEVRDPRRTIPRAIPIALGIALTVYALVAIATLRALGPAGLADAPAPLAAAVSQAGAGWLVPVVRIGAATAALGALLALILGVSRTVFAMSRGRHLPAGLDAVHPRRQVPHRAEIAVGVAVVALVCVADLREAIGFSSFGVLIYYAVANAAALTLRRDEGALPRSVPVVGIAGCLLLAATLPGTAVLTGLVVFAVGGVVWWAGRGVRSRR from the coding sequence GTGAGCCCGACCGACCCGTCGCCCGGCGGTCTGGCCCGTCGGCTCGGCACCGGCGACGCGGTGGTCGTCGGTCTCGGCGCGATGATCGGCGCCGGGGTGTTCGCCGCGTTCGCCCCGGCGGCGGCCGCCGCCGGCGGCTGGCTGCTGGCCGCGCTCGGCGTCGCCGCCGTGGTGGCCTACTGCAACGCGATGTCGTCGGCGCGGCTGGCCGCCCGCTACCCGGAGTCCGGCGGCACCTACGTGTACGGCCGACAACGCCTCGGCGACCTCTGGGGCCACCTCGCCGGCTGGGGGTTCGTGGTCGGCAAGACCGCCTCGTGCGCGGCGATGGCGCTCACCGTCGGCAGCTACCTGGCACCGGGGTACGCCCGGCCGGTAGCGGTCGCCGCGGTGGTCGCGCTCACCGCGCTGAACCTGTTCGGCGTACACCGGTCGGCGCTGGCCACCCGGATCATCGTCGGTGTCGTGCTGGTGGTGCTGGCGGCGGTGGTCGTGGCCGGCCTGCTCGGCGGCACCGGGCCGGTCGTCGGTGCGGCGGGCGGCGTACCCGTCGACGGTTGGGGGGTGCTGCAGGGCGCCGGGCTGCTCTTCTTCGCCTTCGCCGGCTACGCCCGGATCGCCACCCTCGGCGAGGAGGTCCGCGACCCGCGGCGCACCATCCCGCGGGCGATCCCGATCGCGCTGGGCATCGCCCTGACGGTGTACGCGCTGGTCGCGATCGCCACGCTGCGGGCCCTGGGCCCGGCCGGGCTGGCCGACGCTCCGGCACCGCTGGCCGCCGCCGTGTCGCAGGCCGGTGCCGGTTGGTTGGTCCCGGTGGTACGGATCGGCGCGGCGACGGCGGCGCTCGGCGCGCTGCTGGCGTTGATCCTCGGGGTGTCCCGGACCGTGTTCGCGATGTCCCGGGGCCGGCACCTGCCGGCCGGGCTGGACGCCGTGCACCCACGTCGGCAGGTGCCGCACCGGGCGGAGATCGCGGTCGGGGTCGCGGTGGTCGCCCTGGTCTGCGTCGCCGACCTGCGCGAGGCGATCGGCTTCTCGTCGTTCGGCGTACTGATCTATTACGCGGTGGCCAACGCCGCCGCGCTGACCCTGCGCCGCGACGAGGGCGCGCTACCGAGGTCGGTGCCGGTCGTCGGGATCGCCGGTTGTCTGCTGCTGGCCGCCACCCTGCCCGGCACGGCGGTGCTCACCGGGCTGGTGGTCTTCGCCGTCGGCGGCGTCGTCTGGTGGGCCGGTCGCGGCGTCCGGTCCCGCCGCTGA
- the otsB gene encoding trehalose-phosphatase: MRTSVLDGDVRAAADQIDPELRAAIGRIARMPILLVACDYDGTLAPIVEDPTRAVPLPESVAAVRALAALPQTTVAVVSSRALRDLAALSRLPSEVHLVGSHGSEFDIGFVERLAPEQLQVHSQLKRELRQLIKDQPGVRLEVKPASVAVHTRGADPAVAEAVVAAVNTGPAAWPDVTVTQGKEVVELSVVATDKGTALDQIRTQTSASGVLFIGDSITDESAFANLHGPDVGIKIGDGDTRAAFRVAEPIDAARVLGVLLETRRNWLYGEHAVPIERHSMLANGRTIALLTPDAKVTWLCHPKPDSSAIFADLLGGAPAGHFAVAPARGGFPLGQRYRPGTMTVETRWSGLTVTDWLDHPPAESSAGDTVLPGADSTLVRVLTGTGQAQLEFAPRPEFGQVAVQLQPLGDGLLVLGSNEPVALYSPGVEWKVVDDGGRETARALVDLAALDGMLTMELRFGSHSLEHHTVTVQQRQSTAEQPWREWVRQLQLPNTGRELVARSALTLRGLCHEATGSILAAATTSLPEELGGVRNWDYRYCWLRDAAMSARALVDLGSLAEAEAFLRWVDGCVERTGGHPERLHPLYTVEGLELGAEAVIDTLPGYAGSRPVRVGNLANHQLQLDVFGPIADLLAVVADARGSVHDDEWRVLEAMVQAVERRWHEPDHGLWEARLAPRHHVFSKVMCWMTVDRALRMAGRHGGGERPDWVELRDRIGRNVLEHGWHAKAGAYTVAYGDEEMDASSLWIGLSGLLPDDDPRFLATVLKVEADLRSGPVVYRYRWDDGLPGREGGFHICTAWLIEAYLRTGRRGDAEELFEQMIDTAGPTGLLPEQYDPLAERGLGNHPQAYSHLGLIRCALLLDDMLKL, translated from the coding sequence ATGAGAACGTCCGTCCTTGACGGGGACGTACGCGCGGCCGCGGATCAGATCGATCCCGAGCTGCGCGCGGCGATCGGGCGGATCGCCCGGATGCCGATACTGCTGGTGGCCTGCGACTACGACGGCACCCTCGCACCGATCGTCGAGGACCCGACCCGAGCCGTACCGCTACCGGAGTCGGTCGCGGCGGTGCGGGCGCTGGCCGCGCTTCCACAGACCACCGTCGCGGTGGTCTCCAGCCGGGCGCTGCGCGACCTCGCCGCGCTCTCCCGGCTGCCCAGCGAGGTCCATCTGGTCGGCAGCCACGGGTCCGAGTTCGACATCGGCTTCGTCGAACGGCTGGCCCCTGAGCAACTGCAGGTGCACTCCCAGCTCAAGCGGGAGCTACGGCAGCTGATCAAGGACCAGCCCGGGGTACGGCTGGAGGTCAAACCGGCCAGCGTCGCGGTGCACACCCGGGGCGCCGATCCGGCGGTCGCCGAGGCGGTCGTCGCGGCGGTCAACACTGGACCGGCCGCCTGGCCCGACGTCACCGTCACCCAGGGCAAGGAAGTCGTCGAACTGTCGGTGGTCGCCACCGACAAGGGCACCGCCCTGGACCAGATCCGCACCCAGACGTCGGCCAGCGGCGTGCTGTTCATCGGCGACTCGATCACCGACGAGAGCGCCTTCGCCAACCTGCACGGCCCGGACGTCGGCATCAAGATCGGCGACGGCGACACTCGGGCGGCGTTCCGGGTCGCCGAACCGATCGACGCCGCGCGGGTGCTCGGCGTCCTGCTGGAGACCCGGCGCAACTGGCTCTACGGCGAGCACGCGGTGCCGATCGAGCGCCACTCGATGCTGGCCAACGGCCGGACCATCGCGCTGCTCACCCCGGACGCCAAGGTGACCTGGCTGTGCCATCCCAAGCCGGACTCGTCGGCGATCTTCGCCGATCTGCTCGGCGGCGCACCGGCCGGGCACTTCGCCGTCGCACCGGCCCGCGGCGGGTTCCCGCTGGGGCAGCGCTACCGGCCCGGCACGATGACCGTGGAGACCCGCTGGTCGGGGCTGACCGTCACCGACTGGCTGGACCACCCGCCGGCCGAGTCCTCCGCCGGCGACACGGTGCTACCGGGCGCCGACTCCACCCTGGTCCGGGTACTCACCGGCACCGGGCAGGCACAGCTGGAGTTCGCCCCGCGCCCCGAGTTCGGCCAGGTGGCCGTGCAGCTGCAGCCGCTCGGTGACGGGCTGCTGGTGCTCGGCTCCAACGAGCCGGTGGCGCTCTACTCCCCCGGGGTGGAGTGGAAGGTCGTCGACGACGGCGGTCGGGAAACCGCCCGCGCCCTGGTCGACCTGGCCGCGCTCGACGGCATGCTCACCATGGAGCTGCGGTTCGGCTCGCACAGCCTGGAACACCACACCGTCACCGTGCAGCAGCGCCAGTCCACCGCAGAACAGCCGTGGCGGGAGTGGGTCCGGCAGCTGCAGCTGCCGAACACCGGCCGGGAGCTGGTCGCCCGCAGCGCGCTCACCCTGCGGGGGCTGTGCCACGAGGCAACCGGCTCGATCCTCGCCGCCGCGACCACCTCACTGCCCGAAGAGCTCGGCGGGGTACGCAACTGGGACTACCGGTACTGCTGGCTGCGGGACGCGGCGATGAGCGCCCGGGCGTTGGTCGACCTCGGCTCGCTGGCCGAGGCCGAGGCGTTCCTGCGCTGGGTGGACGGCTGCGTCGAGCGCACCGGCGGCCACCCGGAGCGGTTGCACCCGCTCTACACGGTGGAGGGACTGGAGCTGGGCGCGGAGGCGGTCATCGACACCCTCCCCGGCTACGCCGGCTCCCGCCCGGTGCGGGTCGGCAACCTGGCCAACCACCAGCTGCAGCTCGACGTGTTCGGGCCGATCGCCGACCTGCTCGCGGTGGTCGCCGACGCCCGTGGTTCGGTGCACGACGACGAGTGGCGGGTGCTGGAGGCGATGGTGCAGGCGGTCGAACGCCGCTGGCACGAGCCGGACCACGGCCTGTGGGAGGCCCGGCTCGCTCCCCGGCACCATGTCTTCTCCAAGGTCATGTGCTGGATGACGGTGGACCGGGCGCTGCGGATGGCGGGCCGGCACGGCGGCGGCGAACGGCCGGACTGGGTCGAGCTGCGCGACCGGATCGGCCGCAACGTGCTGGAACACGGCTGGCACGCCAAGGCCGGCGCGTACACGGTCGCCTACGGCGACGAGGAGATGGACGCCTCCTCGCTGTGGATCGGGCTGTCCGGGCTGCTGCCCGACGACGACCCGCGGTTCCTCGCCACGGTGCTCAAAGTGGAGGCGGACCTGCGCAGCGGCCCGGTGGTGTACCGCTACCGGTGGGACGACGGGTTGCCCGGCCGGGAGGGCGGGTTCCACATCTGCACCGCCTGGCTGATCGAGGCATACCTGCGCACCGGGCGGCGCGGTGACGCCGAAGAGCTGTTCGAGCAGATGATCGACACCGCCGGCCCGACCGGTCTGCTGCCCGAGCAGTACGATCCGCTCGCCGAACGCGGGCTGGGCAACCATCCCCAGGCGTACAGCCATCTGGGGCTGATCCGGTGCGCCCTGCTGCTGGACGACATGCTCAAGCTCTGA
- the cobA gene encoding uroporphyrinogen-III C-methyltransferase yields MNLYPLGLRLDGRRVLVVGGGTVATRRVPALLDAGADVLVVSPELTPALHGLVTAGRLGWRQRRFQPGDLDGAWLVQVAVDDPAAAAEVSAAAEPRRVFCVRADDRTEATAWTPAVTRHGPVTVAVLGGGDPQRAVRVRDAIDQRLADGTIPVAGTAGAAPAAAGPGPTGRVVLVGAGPGDPELITVKGRRALAEADVVVADRLVPGLLLDELPARVELVDAAKIPYGPAAAQEEINRILVDRARAGSVVVRLKGGDPYVFGRGGEELLACVEAGVPVSVVPGVSSSVAAPAAAGIPVTHRGVAHEFTVVSGHLPPGHRLSLVDWPALARLRGTLVVLMGLKNLPAIAETLLANGRGADTPAAVVQEATTGAQRALTSTLGAVAGEAAAAGLRPPAVVVVGDVVGTLDVPTDRADRPTDRADRTED; encoded by the coding sequence GTGAACCTTTACCCACTGGGACTGCGGCTGGACGGCCGGCGGGTGCTGGTGGTCGGCGGCGGCACGGTCGCCACCCGGCGGGTGCCGGCGTTGCTGGACGCCGGAGCCGACGTGCTCGTCGTCTCACCCGAGCTGACCCCGGCATTGCACGGCCTGGTCACCGCCGGTCGGCTGGGCTGGCGGCAGCGGCGGTTCCAGCCCGGTGACCTCGACGGGGCCTGGCTGGTCCAGGTCGCCGTCGACGACCCGGCGGCGGCGGCCGAAGTCAGCGCCGCCGCCGAGCCCCGGCGGGTGTTCTGCGTACGGGCCGACGACCGGACCGAGGCGACCGCCTGGACCCCGGCGGTGACCCGGCACGGCCCGGTGACCGTGGCGGTGCTCGGCGGCGGGGACCCGCAGCGGGCGGTCCGGGTCCGGGACGCGATCGACCAGCGGCTGGCCGACGGCACGATCCCGGTCGCCGGCACCGCCGGGGCGGCGCCGGCCGCCGCCGGCCCCGGCCCGACCGGCCGGGTGGTCCTGGTCGGCGCCGGCCCCGGTGACCCGGAACTGATCACCGTGAAGGGCCGCCGCGCGCTCGCCGAGGCCGACGTGGTGGTCGCCGACCGGCTGGTGCCGGGGCTGCTGCTGGACGAGCTGCCCGCCCGGGTCGAGCTGGTCGACGCCGCGAAGATCCCGTACGGCCCGGCTGCCGCCCAGGAGGAGATCAACCGGATTCTGGTGGACCGGGCCCGGGCCGGGTCCGTCGTGGTCCGGCTCAAGGGCGGTGACCCGTACGTCTTCGGCCGGGGCGGCGAGGAGCTGCTGGCCTGCGTCGAGGCGGGCGTACCGGTGTCGGTGGTGCCCGGCGTGAGCAGTTCGGTCGCGGCACCCGCCGCCGCCGGTATCCCGGTCACCCACCGAGGGGTGGCCCACGAGTTCACCGTGGTCTCCGGCCACCTGCCGCCGGGGCACCGGCTGTCGCTCGTCGACTGGCCGGCGCTCGCCCGGCTGCGCGGCACCCTGGTGGTGCTGATGGGGCTGAAGAACCTGCCGGCGATCGCCGAGACGCTGCTCGCCAACGGCCGTGGCGCGGACACCCCGGCGGCGGTGGTGCAGGAGGCGACCACCGGTGCCCAGCGGGCGCTGACGTCGACCCTGGGTGCCGTGGCCGGCGAGGCCGCCGCCGCCGGGCTGCGGCCGCCGGCCGTGGTGGTCGTCGGCGACGTGGTCGGCACGCTGGACGTGCCGACCGATCGAGCCGACCGGCCAACCGATCGAGCCGACCGGACCGAGGACTGA
- a CDS encoding SURF1 family protein yields the protein MYRFLLTPRWLGYLAVALAAAAVMVQLGNWQLDRYHQRSAVNDRIDAAGQQTPAELTQAAGRPGPAPGQAGDAPPESATWTRVTAVGRYDSDNHVLVRSRTVNSRVGYEVLTPLVLADGSAVLVDRGWIPPDDNGLAVAPPVPPAPTGEVRVTGLLRQPEPMSGSVTRQDGTLQTRRIATPVLAAELPYPIYGGYVLLQQQDPPADPVFVAVPIRHENSWQNGGYVAQWWIFAAMTLVGFGWLARREAHHRRRPAGDGDRADATGGDAGPVDQRPTTVR from the coding sequence GTGTACCGGTTCCTGCTGACGCCCCGGTGGCTGGGCTACCTCGCGGTGGCCCTGGCCGCCGCGGCGGTGATGGTACAGCTGGGAAACTGGCAGCTCGACCGCTACCACCAACGCAGCGCGGTCAACGACCGGATCGACGCCGCCGGGCAGCAGACCCCGGCCGAGCTGACCCAGGCCGCCGGCCGCCCCGGTCCGGCACCCGGGCAGGCCGGCGACGCGCCGCCGGAATCGGCCACCTGGACCAGGGTGACCGCCGTCGGGCGCTACGACAGCGACAACCACGTGCTGGTCCGCAGCCGTACGGTGAACAGCCGGGTCGGGTACGAGGTGCTCACCCCGCTGGTGCTGGCGGACGGTTCCGCAGTGCTGGTCGACCGGGGCTGGATCCCGCCGGACGACAATGGGCTCGCCGTCGCGCCGCCGGTGCCGCCGGCGCCGACCGGCGAGGTGAGGGTGACCGGACTGCTGCGCCAGCCGGAGCCGATGTCCGGCTCGGTGACCCGCCAGGACGGCACGCTGCAGACCCGGCGGATCGCCACCCCGGTGCTCGCCGCCGAGTTGCCCTACCCGATCTACGGCGGTTACGTGCTGCTGCAGCAGCAGGACCCACCGGCCGACCCGGTCTTCGTCGCCGTACCGATCCGGCACGAGAACAGCTGGCAGAACGGCGGCTACGTGGCCCAGTGGTGGATCTTCGCGGCGATGACCCTGGTCGGTTTCGGCTGGCTGGCCCGGCGCGAGGCACACCACCGGCGGCGGCCGGCCGGCGACGGTGACCGGGCCGATGCCACCGGAGGCGATGCCGGCCCGGTCGACCAGCGTCCGACTACCGTGCGGTGA